Sequence from the Thermomonas sp. HDW16 genome:
GCGGCGCTGGCCGCGTTCCATGAACACCACGAACCAGGTGAACGCCAGCACGATGGCTAGGATGAAGAACACCGTGATCCACTGCATGTCGCCACTGTTGGCCTGCTGCAGGGTGTTGATCACCGCACCGGGCAGGCCTGCGACGATGCCGGCGAAGATGATCAGCGAAACACCATTGCCGATGCCGCGCTCGGTCACCTGCTCGCCCAGCCACATCAGGAACATCGTGCCGGCGGTCAGCGAAACCACCGCGGTCATCACGAAGCCCGGGCCCGGGTTGTAGACGACCGGAATGCCACCGCTGGCACCCTGGCCCTGCAGTGCGATGGCGATGCCTGCGGCCTGGAAGACCGCCAGGAACACCGCGCCATAACGCGAGTACTGGGTGATCTTGCGGCGGCCGGATTCGCCTTCCTTGGACATCGCCTTCCAGCTGGGCAGGATCTGGGTCATCAGCTGGACCACGATCGAGGCCGAGATGTACGGCACCACGTTCAGCGCAAACAGACTGAAACGCGACAAGGCGCCACCGGAGAACATGTTGAACATGTCCACGATGGTGCCCTTCTGCGCTTCCATCAGCTGCAGCATCGCCTGCGGGTTGACGCCCGGCACCGGGATGAAACAGCCGATGCGGTAGACGATCAACGCCCCGAGGACGAACAGCAGGCGCGAACGAAGTTCGGTGAACTTGCCCGCACCCGCCAGACCCGACAAAGCACTCGCGTTACGCGACATTCGCCGGTTACTCCGCCAGCTTGCCGCCGGCGGCTTCAATCGCAGCCTTGGCGCCAGCGGTCGCAGCGATGCCCTTCAGGGTGTAGGCCTTGGTGACTTCGCCCTTGACCACGATCTTGGCGCGCTTGGCGGTGCTCGGCACCAGCTTGGCGGCACGCAGGGCGGCGAAGTCGATTTCGCCGGCCGGCAGCGTGTCCAGCTTGTACAGCAGCACTTCGGCGGTGTCGTTGGCCAGCTTCGAACGGAAGCCGATCTTCGGCAGGCGACGCTGCATGGGCATCTGGCCGCCTTCGAAACCGGCCTTGATCTTGCCCTTGCCGGCGCGCGCGAACGAACCCTTGTGGCCGCGGCCGCAGGTCTTGCCTAGGCCGGAACCGATGCCGCGACCGACGCGCTTCGGCGCCTGGCGAGCGCCCTCGGCGGGGCTCAGAGTATTCATTTTCATGGGATTAGTCCTCGACCTTGACCAGGTAGTGGAGCTGGTTGATCAGGCCGCGCACTTGCGGGCT
This genomic interval carries:
- the secY gene encoding preprotein translocase subunit SecY is translated as MSRNASALSGLAGAGKFTELRSRLLFVLGALIVYRIGCFIPVPGVNPQAMLQLMEAQKGTIVDMFNMFSGGALSRFSLFALNVVPYISASIVVQLMTQILPSWKAMSKEGESGRRKITQYSRYGAVFLAVFQAAGIAIALQGQGASGGIPVVYNPGPGFVMTAVVSLTAGTMFLMWLGEQVTERGIGNGVSLIIFAGIVAGLPGAVINTLQQANSGDMQWITVFFILAIVLAFTWFVVFMERGQRRITVNYARRQGGRGAYMNQSSFLPLKLNMSGVIPPIFASSIIMFPATASTWFGQSGSPATAWLQKFSQMLSPGEPLHMILLAALIIGFAFFYTALVFNSQETADNLKKSGALIPGIRPGKATADYIDGVLTRLTLAGSLYLVLVCLLPEVMRTELGTSFYFGGTSLLIVVVVVMDFIAQIQAHLMSHQYESLLKKANLKGGSRGR
- the rplO gene encoding 50S ribosomal protein L15, with the translated sequence MKMNTLSPAEGARQAPKRVGRGIGSGLGKTCGRGHKGSFARAGKGKIKAGFEGGQMPMQRRLPKIGFRSKLANDTAEVLLYKLDTLPAGEIDFAALRAAKLVPSTAKRAKIVVKGEVTKAYTLKGIAATAGAKAAIEAAGGKLAE